Proteins co-encoded in one Methylomonas albis genomic window:
- the purT gene encoding formate-dependent phosphoribosylglycinamide formyltransferase: protein MKIGTPDSASATKALLLGSGELGKEIAISLQRFGVEVIAVDRYAGAPAMQVAHRHHVIDMTDAAAVKQLIAAEQPNYIIPEIEAIATEALAEIEAQGQTTIVPNARAIQLTMNREGIRQLAAAELGLPTSKYAFADTFEQLKAAVDNGIGYPCFIKPTMSSSGKGQSMVKSADQLQTAWNYAKAGGRADTGKVIVEAKIDFDFEITLLTVRALDSDGQVQTYFCEPIGHRQENGDYRESWQPQVMSDKAIELSQQIAAKVTTALGGLGLFGVELFIDGDQVWFSEVSPRPHDTGMVTMASQRQSEFDLHARAILGLPVHTELDKTAASAVILGGIDAKSISYQGLDKALAITDTDIRLFGKPEAFVTRRMGVALATADTVSNARAKAVQAASLINVTQ, encoded by the coding sequence ATGAAAATAGGTACGCCGGACAGCGCCAGCGCCACCAAAGCTCTATTACTGGGCAGCGGCGAATTGGGAAAAGAAATAGCCATCTCCTTGCAACGCTTCGGCGTGGAAGTGATTGCAGTTGATCGCTATGCCGGTGCGCCCGCCATGCAAGTGGCGCACCGCCACCATGTGATCGATATGACCGATGCTGCAGCGGTAAAACAGTTGATTGCCGCCGAGCAGCCGAATTACATCATCCCCGAAATCGAAGCCATCGCTACCGAGGCGCTGGCGGAGATAGAAGCTCAAGGCCAAACCACCATAGTGCCCAATGCCAGAGCCATTCAATTAACGATGAACCGCGAGGGTATCCGCCAACTGGCCGCTGCGGAACTCGGGCTACCGACCTCGAAATACGCGTTCGCCGACACATTCGAACAACTCAAAGCCGCCGTCGATAACGGCATTGGCTACCCTTGCTTTATCAAGCCGACGATGTCCTCGTCCGGCAAGGGCCAATCCATGGTGAAAAGTGCCGACCAACTGCAAACCGCGTGGAATTATGCCAAAGCCGGCGGCCGGGCAGATACCGGCAAAGTCATCGTCGAAGCCAAGATAGACTTTGATTTTGAAATTACCTTGCTGACGGTACGCGCGCTGGATAGCGACGGCCAGGTGCAAACCTATTTCTGCGAACCTATCGGCCATCGTCAGGAAAACGGCGATTACCGGGAAAGCTGGCAGCCGCAGGTGATGAGTGACAAGGCTATCGAACTGTCTCAGCAAATTGCCGCCAAAGTGACCACAGCCTTGGGCGGTTTGGGTTTATTCGGTGTGGAATTGTTTATCGACGGCGATCAAGTCTGGTTTAGCGAAGTCAGCCCCCGTCCGCACGACACCGGCATGGTGACCATGGCCAGCCAGCGGCAAAGCGAGTTTGATTTACATGCCCGCGCCATACTGGGCTTGCCGGTGCATACTGAGTTGGACAAAACCGCCGCCAGCGCAGTCATTTTGGGCGGCATAGACGCTAAATCGATTAGCTATCAAGGCCTGGACAAAGCCTTGGCGATTACCGACACCGACATCCGCCTATTCGGCAAACCGGAAGCTTTTGTGACAAGACGCATGGGCGTGGCGCTCGCCACCGCTGATACTGTCAGCAATGCCCGCGCCAAAGCAGTTCAGGCGGCCAGCCTGATTAACGTTACTCAATGA
- a CDS encoding MutS-related protein — protein sequence MQQNILQSWNDEWPAVRTSKPLATGDGVIDQGAFNTIEVDELFDYVNYATTTAGKTVLYRSLSRPLDDLEAIAAKQAAVREIQDNPDVRANVENIIANATASENRLYLLLFGEFLGGFGTAREDHQIEGYGYKQYKRGVRVVLNLVGAIYNSGKPQSPYLQSVFEKIGNFSHSNEYSLMVGPVYNSEKGLQSKEERKNSFSPATIFRPTLFKPMLIGLLIAAIWGLTQIFPTDIFQVTRDGLSVASVFFLPLALAYIPVIGGYDRDNCIIPLRNIYKNSQALGDMLDGLGQLDELLAFIKYAEDYGSEMVLPDMNGSERHQLKLVAAKNPVLGQKNPSYVGNDFSMDDERLVCVTGPNSGGKTAFCKTVTQIQLLAQIGCFVPAQAASLSVADRIFYQCPEISHLDDGEGRFGTELKRTRDIFLASTAKSLVVLDEMAEGTTFEEKMQSSIDVLDGFYRKGNSTILITHNHQLVDEFVKRKIAVPKQVEFADDLPTFKLVAGISRVSHADRVAKKIGFSKQDIDNYLAKS from the coding sequence ATGCAACAAAACATTTTACAAAGCTGGAATGACGAATGGCCGGCGGTGCGCACCAGCAAGCCCTTAGCTACCGGTGACGGCGTGATTGATCAGGGTGCGTTTAACACCATAGAAGTTGACGAGCTATTCGATTACGTCAACTATGCCACTACCACCGCGGGTAAAACCGTGCTGTATCGTTCGCTGAGCCGACCCTTGGACGATCTCGAGGCGATAGCCGCGAAACAAGCCGCGGTTCGGGAAATTCAAGACAATCCCGATGTGCGCGCCAATGTCGAAAACATTATCGCCAATGCCACCGCCTCGGAGAATAGACTCTATTTATTGCTATTCGGCGAGTTTCTGGGCGGCTTCGGCACCGCTCGCGAAGACCATCAAATCGAAGGTTATGGCTACAAACAATATAAGCGCGGCGTGCGCGTGGTATTGAATCTGGTCGGCGCGATCTACAACTCCGGCAAGCCACAAAGCCCTTACCTGCAAAGCGTATTCGAGAAAATCGGCAATTTTTCGCACAGCAACGAATATTCGCTGATGGTCGGCCCGGTTTATAACAGTGAAAAAGGCCTGCAGAGCAAGGAAGAGCGCAAAAATTCCTTCTCGCCAGCAACGATCTTCCGGCCCACTCTATTCAAACCCATGTTAATCGGTTTGTTGATCGCCGCGATCTGGGGCCTGACGCAAATCTTCCCCACCGATATTTTTCAGGTCACGCGCGACGGTTTATCGGTGGCTTCGGTGTTTTTCCTGCCCTTGGCACTGGCCTATATTCCGGTAATCGGCGGCTACGATAGAGATAACTGCATTATTCCGCTAAGGAATATTTATAAAAACTCGCAAGCGCTGGGCGACATGCTGGACGGCCTGGGCCAACTTGACGAATTGCTGGCCTTCATCAAATACGCCGAAGATTACGGTAGCGAAATGGTGCTGCCGGACATGAACGGTAGCGAACGCCACCAGCTCAAACTAGTTGCCGCGAAAAATCCGGTACTGGGCCAAAAAAATCCAAGCTATGTCGGCAACGATTTCAGCATGGACGACGAGCGCCTGGTGTGCGTAACCGGCCCCAACAGCGGCGGCAAAACCGCATTTTGCAAAACCGTCACGCAGATTCAATTGCTGGCGCAGATCGGCTGTTTCGTACCGGCCCAAGCTGCCAGCTTGAGTGTCGCAGACCGGATTTTCTATCAATGCCCGGAGATCAGTCACCTCGACGACGGCGAAGGCCGCTTCGGCACCGAACTGAAACGCACCCGCGATATTTTCCTGGCCAGCACGGCTAAAAGCTTGGTCGTGCTTGACGAAATGGCGGAAGGCACTACCTTTGAAGAGAAAATGCAGTCATCTATCGACGTGCTGGACGGTTTTTACCGCAAAGGCAATAGCACCATTTTAATTACCCACAATCATCAATTGGTGGATGAATTCGTGAAGAGAAAGATCGCAGTACCCAAACAAGTGGAATTCGCCGACGACTTGCCGACATTTAAATTGGTAGCCGGCATTTCCAGAGTCAGCCATGCTGACCGGGTCGCAAAGAAAATCGGCTTTTCCAAACAAGACATCGATAACTATTTAGCAAAATCATGA
- the hemH gene encoding ferrochelatase: MTETGAKMTGVLLVNLGSPATPKTGDVRRFLREFLGDPRVVNLPRPLWWLILNLFVLPFRPKKSAHAYQSIWTEQGSPLIAFTEKLTAKLQGFTGVDGTNLVIDCAMRYGKPALREKLQNFHKQGVHEIVILPLYPQYSSTTTASIFDVVAEEFISWRHMPGLHFISDFHQHPSYIEALAQSVRQHWQANGQAELLLLSFHGLPVKLSEWGDPYFHQCQTTGRLLAEQLGLDAQQWQLVFQSRFGKAEWLKPYCVEVLQNLPKQGVKNVDVICPGFSVDCLETLEEIAIANQDIFLEAGGETYRYIPCLNDSDAHVEVMLDLIKTVH; this comes from the coding sequence ATGACCGAAACCGGCGCAAAAATGACCGGGGTGTTACTGGTCAATCTGGGCTCTCCCGCCACCCCCAAAACCGGCGATGTGCGCCGTTTTCTGCGCGAGTTTCTCGGCGACCCGCGGGTAGTTAATCTGCCCAGACCGTTATGGTGGCTGATTCTGAATCTGTTTGTGCTGCCGTTTCGGCCCAAAAAATCGGCGCATGCCTATCAATCGATCTGGACCGAGCAAGGCTCGCCCTTAATCGCATTCACCGAAAAGCTAACCGCCAAGTTGCAAGGTTTTACGGGTGTAGACGGCACCAATTTAGTCATCGACTGCGCGATGCGCTACGGCAAGCCGGCCTTGAGGGAGAAACTGCAAAATTTTCATAAACAAGGCGTCCACGAAATCGTCATCCTGCCGCTATACCCACAGTATTCATCCACCACCACCGCCTCGATTTTCGACGTGGTTGCCGAGGAATTCATCAGCTGGCGGCACATGCCCGGCCTGCACTTTATCAGCGACTTTCATCAACACCCCAGTTACATCGAAGCCTTGGCGCAATCGGTGCGCCAACATTGGCAAGCCAATGGTCAGGCTGAATTGCTGCTGCTGTCGTTTCACGGTTTACCGGTTAAACTGAGCGAATGGGGCGACCCGTATTTCCATCAATGCCAAACCACCGGCCGCCTGCTCGCCGAGCAATTGGGATTGGACGCTCAACAATGGCAACTGGTATTTCAATCGCGTTTCGGCAAGGCCGAATGGCTGAAACCTTATTGTGTGGAAGTGTTGCAAAACCTGCCGAAGCAAGGTGTCAAAAACGTGGACGTGATTTGTCCGGGATTCTCGGTAGACTGTCTGGAAACGTTGGAAGAGATAGCCATTGCCAACCAGGATATTTTTCTGGAAGCCGGCGGCGAGACTTATCGCTATATTCCGTGTTTAAACGACAGCGACGCTCATGTCGAGGTGATGCTAGATTTAATCAAAACCGTGCACTGA
- the folE gene encoding GTP cyclohydrolase I FolE, with translation MEEYFSKIIQAIGEDVNREGLRDTPKRAAKAFKFLNNGYEKTLEEVLNGAIFQADTEDMVIVKDIELYSLCEHHLLPFIGKCHIGYLPQGKVLGLSKLARIVDMYGRRLQIQEQLTRQIAKAVETAIDARGVAVVIEAKHLCMMMRGVEKQNSVMTTSVMLGIFREEISTRSEFLNLINRK, from the coding sequence ATGGAAGAATATTTCTCCAAAATCATTCAGGCGATAGGCGAAGACGTGAATCGGGAAGGTTTGCGCGACACGCCAAAACGTGCCGCAAAAGCCTTTAAATTCCTAAATAACGGTTACGAAAAAACCCTGGAAGAAGTACTGAACGGCGCGATATTTCAAGCAGACACCGAAGACATGGTGATCGTGAAAGACATCGAGCTTTACTCCTTATGCGAGCATCATCTGCTGCCCTTCATAGGTAAATGCCATATTGGTTATCTACCGCAAGGCAAAGTCTTAGGCTTATCCAAACTCGCGCGTATCGTTGATATGTACGGTCGCCGGCTGCAAATCCAAGAACAATTGACCCGGCAAATCGCCAAGGCGGTGGAAACGGCCATAGACGCCCGCGGCGTGGCGGTGGTCATCGAAGCCAAGCATTTGTGCATGATGATGCGCGGGGTGGAAAAACAAAACTCCGTAATGACCACTTCAGTAATGCTGGGGATTTTCAGGGAGGAAATCAGTACCCGCTCCGAATTTTTAAACCTGATCAACCGTAAATAA
- the dusA gene encoding tRNA dihydrouridine(20/20a) synthase DusA — MTADRDHVRPKADTNLACRFSVAPMLDWTDRHCRFFHRTLSQHALLYTEMVTSGAILHGNRDRHLQFDKAEQAVALQLGGSCPADLAECAKIAQDYGYDEINLNVGCPSDRVQNGRFGACLMAEPQLVAECVAAMRQAVSTPITVKSRIGIDDRDSYEELTHFISTVAAAGCETFIVHARKAWLSGLSPKQNRDVPPLRYDLVFQLKQDFPELKIVINGGINSLDSSLELLEQVDGVMLGREVYHNPYLLAEVDQRLFNDAHPIKSRQETVLALLPYIEQQLQQGVRLHCMARHILGLFHGVDGARAWRRHLSENATRFGADSQVILDALEFTV, encoded by the coding sequence ATGACCGCTGACCGCGACCATGTTCGACCCAAAGCCGACACAAATTTAGCCTGTAGATTCTCCGTAGCTCCCATGTTGGATTGGACTGACCGGCATTGTCGGTTTTTCCATAGAACCCTATCGCAACATGCCTTGCTATACACCGAGATGGTCACCAGCGGCGCCATTTTACATGGCAATCGCGACCGGCATTTACAGTTCGATAAGGCAGAACAAGCCGTTGCTTTGCAACTGGGCGGTAGCTGCCCGGCTGATCTCGCCGAGTGCGCGAAGATTGCACAAGACTATGGCTACGACGAAATCAATCTAAATGTCGGCTGCCCCAGCGACCGAGTACAGAACGGTCGCTTCGGTGCCTGCCTGATGGCGGAACCACAGCTGGTGGCAGAATGCGTGGCGGCAATGCGGCAAGCGGTATCCACGCCGATAACGGTGAAATCGCGGATTGGTATCGACGATCGCGACTCTTATGAAGAGCTGACACATTTCATAAGTACGGTAGCTGCAGCCGGTTGCGAAACATTTATCGTGCATGCGCGTAAAGCCTGGTTGTCCGGGCTGTCTCCCAAGCAAAATCGTGATGTACCGCCGCTACGTTACGATCTGGTGTTTCAACTGAAGCAAGATTTTCCTGAGCTCAAGATCGTCATCAACGGCGGCATCAATTCCTTGGATAGTTCGCTGGAATTATTGGAGCAAGTCGATGGCGTAATGCTGGGCCGAGAGGTGTATCACAACCCGTATTTATTGGCCGAGGTGGATCAGCGCCTATTCAACGACGCGCATCCGATCAAGTCGCGGCAAGAGACAGTATTGGCCTTATTACCGTATATCGAACAACAATTACAGCAAGGCGTGAGACTACATTGCATGGCCCGCCACATTCTGGGCCTGTTTCACGGCGTCGATGGCGCACGGGCTTGGCGGCGCCATCTCAGCGAAAATGCCACGCGTTTTGGAGCCGATAGCCAGGTGATTTTGGACGCCTTAGAATTTACAGTTTGA